The following are encoded together in the Geobacter sulfurreducens PCA genome:
- a CDS encoding dihydrolipoamide acetyltransferase family protein — protein MATDITMPKLSDTMTEGRLVAWKKGVGDRVERGDIIAEVETDKATMELEAFASGVLAEQRVKPGELVNVGTVIGVIGGADEVKPTEKAAAAPPELADWQPPPEAPANGAEPEIPERVLELPEASAPPAPLPPGDDTKASPAVRRLAREKGIDLHQVRGSGPEGRILMEDLDQVAANEEPPAAQAGQVSAGESPAPPEAEPMTRMRGAIARITAEAWRTIPHFYETVEIDMKEAGEIVRELKGSGNAVTYNDLVLKAAALALVQFPRMNASFRDGGVVAHREVNIGFAVAMEEGLQVPVVKGCQSLALKEIALQTVRLAERARSGAITQEEISGGTFSVSNLGMYGIDEFAAVIMPPQAAILAVGAVADRPVVRDGQLAVARTMRATLSCDHRVVDGAYAAQFLGELRRVLENPVLMLV, from the coding sequence ATGGCAACCGACATCACCATGCCCAAGCTCTCCGACACCATGACCGAAGGCCGTCTCGTCGCCTGGAAGAAAGGGGTGGGCGACCGGGTTGAGCGGGGCGACATCATCGCCGAGGTAGAGACCGACAAGGCCACCATGGAGCTGGAGGCGTTCGCCTCGGGCGTTCTGGCGGAGCAGCGGGTGAAGCCCGGCGAGCTGGTGAACGTGGGCACGGTTATCGGCGTGATCGGCGGGGCGGATGAGGTTAAGCCGACGGAGAAGGCCGCAGCCGCCCCCCCGGAGCTGGCCGACTGGCAGCCGCCACCGGAGGCGCCGGCGAACGGGGCGGAGCCTGAGATCCCGGAGCGGGTGCTGGAGTTGCCCGAAGCATCGGCGCCGCCGGCTCCCCTGCCGCCGGGCGACGATACCAAGGCCTCTCCCGCCGTGCGCCGCCTAGCGCGCGAGAAGGGCATCGACCTGCACCAGGTGAGGGGGAGCGGCCCCGAGGGGCGCATTCTGATGGAGGACCTGGATCAGGTTGCGGCGAATGAGGAGCCCCCGGCGGCGCAGGCAGGGCAGGTCTCTGCGGGCGAATCTCCCGCTCCGCCCGAGGCCGAGCCTATGACGCGCATGCGGGGCGCCATCGCCCGGATCACGGCCGAGGCGTGGCGCACCATCCCCCATTTCTACGAGACCGTCGAGATCGACATGAAGGAGGCCGGTGAGATCGTCCGGGAACTGAAGGGGAGCGGCAACGCCGTGACCTACAACGACCTGGTGCTCAAGGCCGCCGCCCTGGCCCTGGTGCAGTTTCCCCGGATGAACGCCTCGTTCCGGGACGGAGGTGTCGTTGCTCACCGGGAGGTGAACATCGGCTTTGCCGTGGCCATGGAGGAGGGGCTGCAGGTGCCGGTGGTGAAGGGGTGTCAGTCGCTGGCCCTGAAGGAGATCGCCCTCCAGACCGTGCGCCTGGCCGAGCGGGCCCGGAGCGGCGCCATCACCCAGGAGGAGATTTCCGGCGGCACCTTCAGCGTTTCGAACCTGGGGATGTACGGCATCGATGAGTTTGCCGCCGTGATCATGCCGCCCCAGGCAGCGATCCTGGCCGTGGGTGCCGTGGCGGACCGGCCCGTGGTGCGGGATGGGCAGCTGGCGGTCGCCCGGACCATGCGGGCGACCCTTTCCTGCGACCATCGGGTGGTGGACGGGGCCTATGCGGCCCAATTCCTGGGCGAATTGCGGAGGGTGCTGGAGAATCCGGTGCTGATGCTGGTATGA
- a CDS encoding alpha-ketoacid dehydrogenase subunit beta has protein sequence MPEMNYRDALNLALKEEMRRDPSVVVWGEDVALYEGSFKVTRGLLAEFGEERVKDTPISENSIVGVAVGAAMGGLRPVAELMTVNFALLAMDQIVNHMAKIRSMFGGQTYLPMVVRAPGGGGSQLGAQHSQSLETYFMHCPGIHVAVPATPADARGLLKAAIRDDNPVMFLEHELLYNSKGEVPDDPESVIPFGKADVKREGKDLTIVAYSRMTILALQAAEELAKEGISCEVVDLRTLTPLDTATFTASVKKTGRAVVVEECWRSAGLGGHLAAIIAEECFDRLLAPVRRVSGLDVPMPYSRKIEKLCIPQPETIAAAVRETLSGTY, from the coding sequence ATGCCTGAAATGAACTACCGCGATGCCCTGAACCTGGCCCTGAAGGAAGAGATGCGCCGCGATCCGTCGGTGGTGGTCTGGGGGGAAGACGTGGCCCTGTACGAGGGGTCCTTCAAGGTGACCCGCGGGCTGCTGGCCGAGTTCGGCGAGGAGCGGGTGAAGGATACCCCCATTTCGGAGAACTCCATCGTGGGGGTGGCCGTGGGCGCTGCCATGGGGGGCTTGAGGCCCGTGGCGGAGCTGATGACGGTGAATTTCGCGCTCCTGGCCATGGACCAGATCGTGAACCACATGGCCAAGATCCGCTCCATGTTCGGGGGCCAGACCTATCTCCCCATGGTGGTCAGGGCGCCGGGGGGCGGGGGGAGCCAGTTGGGCGCCCAGCATTCCCAGAGCCTGGAAACCTATTTCATGCACTGCCCCGGCATCCATGTGGCGGTGCCGGCCACACCGGCGGATGCCCGGGGGCTGCTCAAGGCGGCCATCCGCGACGACAACCCGGTCATGTTCCTGGAGCACGAGCTGCTCTACAACAGCAAGGGCGAGGTGCCCGACGACCCGGAGTCCGTCATTCCCTTCGGAAAGGCGGATGTGAAGCGTGAGGGGAAGGACCTGACCATTGTCGCCTATTCGCGCATGACCATCCTGGCGCTCCAGGCGGCGGAGGAGCTGGCAAAGGAGGGGATATCCTGCGAGGTGGTGGACCTGCGGACCCTGACCCCCCTCGATACGGCGACCTTTACGGCGTCGGTGAAGAAGACCGGCCGGGCCGTGGTGGTGGAGGAGTGCTGGCGGAGCGCCGGACTGGGCGGGCACCTGGCCGCGATCATCGCGGAGGAGTGCTTTGACCGGCTCCTGGCGCCGGTGCGGCGGGTGTCGGGGCTCGACGTGCCCATGCCCTATTCGCGCAAGATTGAGAAGCTCTGCATTCCGCAACCGGAGACGATCGCCGCGGCGGTGCGGGAGACGCTGAGCGGAACGTACTGA
- a CDS encoding VOC family protein encodes MDKPAKNTICLWYDGDAEDAARFYARTFPDSSVGAVFRAPGDFPSGKKGDVLTVEFTVMGIPCLGLNGGPEFTHNEAFSFQVATVDQDETDRYWNAIVGNGGQESVCGWCKDKWGISWQITPIALTKAVTDPDTAAAKRAFDAMMQMKKIDIAAIEAAYRG; translated from the coding sequence ATGGACAAGCCGGCAAAGAACACGATTTGCCTGTGGTACGATGGCGACGCCGAGGACGCGGCGCGGTTTTACGCCCGGACCTTTCCCGATTCGTCCGTTGGCGCGGTGTTCCGCGCACCGGGAGATTTTCCGTCCGGGAAGAAGGGGGACGTGTTGACGGTCGAGTTTACGGTGATGGGCATCCCGTGCCTCGGACTCAATGGCGGACCTGAGTTCACGCACAACGAAGCGTTTTCGTTTCAGGTCGCAACCGTTGACCAGGACGAGACGGATCGCTACTGGAACGCGATCGTCGGCAACGGCGGCCAGGAGAGCGTATGCGGCTGGTGCAAGGACAAATGGGGAATTTCCTGGCAGATTACGCCGATCGCCCTGACCAAGGCGGTCACCGATCCCGATACCGCTGCCGCCAAGCGCGCGTTCGATGCGATGATGCAGATGAAAAAGATCGACATCGCCGCAATTGAGGCTGCGTACCGCGGGTGA
- a CDS encoding type II toxin-antitoxin system Phd/YefM family antitoxin produces the protein MERLFARASVSISDLKKNPTRIINQSEGEPVAILNHNKPSAYLIPADAFEALMEKLEDYELSQIVKEREHEPSVKVSLDEL, from the coding sequence ATGGAACGTCTTTTTGCCCGTGCCTCGGTCAGCATAAGTGACCTTAAAAAAAACCCCACCCGAATCATTAATCAGTCCGAAGGTGAACCTGTGGCAATCCTCAACCACAACAAGCCAAGTGCATACTTAATCCCCGCCGATGCCTTCGAGGCGCTCATGGAGAAACTGGAGGATTATGAGCTTTCCCAAATTGTGAAGGAACGGGAACACGAGCCGAGTGTCAAGGTCTCCCTCGATGAGCTATAG
- a CDS encoding type II toxin-antitoxin system RelE family toxin, translating to MSYSLEFKESALKEWKKLDGRIREQFKKKLTERLELPRVEPARLSGMPDCYKIKLKNAGYRLVYQVDDNRIIVTVVAVGKRENLTVYRAAEKRVKQ from the coding sequence ATGAGCTATAGCCTCGAATTCAAGGAATCCGCCCTGAAGGAGTGGAAAAAACTCGATGGCAGAATCCGTGAACAGTTTAAGAAGAAGCTTACCGAACGGCTTGAGCTTCCTCGCGTCGAGCCGGCCCGACTCTCCGGCATGCCCGATTGCTACAAAATCAAGCTGAAGAACGCCGGCTACCGGCTGGTTTACCAGGTTGACGACAACCGCATCATCGTTACTGTCGTGGCTGTCGGAAAACGCGAAAACCTTACCGTTTATCGAGCGGCAGAGAAAAGGGTGAAACAGTAA
- a CDS encoding SAM-dependent methyltransferase, protein MDIPRIFTITESAHRIHNPITPEKLTTLGAALRLEPGTRVLDLGSGSGEMLCTWARDHGIIGTGIDMSQLFTAQAKLRAEELGVADRVTFIHGDASGYVSDDKAGVAACVGATWIGGGVAGTIELLARSLRPGGIILIGEPYWRQVPPTEDVARGCLANSTSDFLMLPELLASFGRLGYDVVEMVLADQDGWDRYEAAKWLTMRRWLEANPDDELAKEVRAQLTSEPGRYASYTREYLGWGVFALMPR, encoded by the coding sequence TTGGACATTCCACGGATTTTTACCATCACCGAAAGCGCTCACCGCATCCATAACCCGATTACACCCGAAAAGCTCACCACTCTCGGCGCGGCGCTGCGTCTGGAACCGGGGACCCGAGTGCTGGACCTGGGCAGCGGTTCGGGGGAGATGCTGTGCACCTGGGCACGCGATCACGGCATCATCGGCACCGGCATCGATATGAGTCAGTTGTTCACCGCGCAAGCGAAACTCCGCGCCGAAGAGCTCGGCGTTGCCGATCGCGTCACGTTCATCCATGGCGATGCTAGCGGCTACGTGTCGGACGACAAGGCCGGTGTGGCAGCCTGTGTCGGTGCCACGTGGATCGGCGGGGGAGTCGCCGGCACTATCGAGCTGCTGGCGCGGAGCCTGCGCCCCGGGGGGATCATCCTCATCGGCGAGCCCTACTGGCGGCAGGTGCCGCCGACGGAAGATGTTGCCAGGGGGTGTCTTGCCAACTCGACCTCCGACTTTCTCATGCTCCCGGAACTTCTCGCGTCGTTCGGCCGGCTTGGCTATGACGTCGTTGAAATGGTTCTGGCCGACCAAGATGGCTGGGACAGATACGAGGCGGCCAAATGGCTCACCATGCGCCGATGGCTTGAAGCCAATCCCGACGACGAGTTGGCGAAAGAGGTTCGAGCCCAACTGACCTCGGAGCCTGGGCGCTACGCCTCGTACACGCGTGAATACCTGGGCTGGGGTGTGTTCGCGCTGATGCCGCGGTGA
- a CDS encoding RelA/SpoT domain-containing protein: MKWVTCDYSKKDVMRAGEQLISESVTDQELSTAMDVLSSWRAAHAYPMHALLIFLRTQSSKIDANTIVVQRLKRTPSILDKLSRFPQMKLHRMQDISGCRAVVNNVNMVEKLSDSITNSRTRHKLHKKDDYIQNPKLSGYRGIHLVYKYKGGKKAYSDYFVEIQLRSKIQHAWATSVEIVDIFTRQALKASHGSKEWLDFFMYASAEFAKLEKRPIGNHLDGIDTKLHLKKLADSLSVVNRLNAFAVSTQYVATKQDNRTDYFLLELTDTAQAIMVTQYTSADLDKATKAYLEKEKAAKNDSTYDVVLVAAGSMHALKAAYPNYFADSKAFLNYLAKVLS, translated from the coding sequence ATGAAATGGGTAACCTGTGATTACTCCAAGAAAGATGTTATGCGAGCTGGAGAGCAATTAATCAGCGAATCAGTTACTGATCAAGAGCTGTCAACAGCTATGGATGTTCTCTCAAGTTGGAGGGCAGCGCATGCATATCCAATGCATGCATTACTGATATTTCTCAGGACACAATCAAGTAAAATTGATGCAAATACTATCGTGGTACAGCGACTAAAAAGGACGCCATCGATACTTGATAAGTTATCTAGATTTCCTCAAATGAAGCTACATCGTATGCAAGATATCAGTGGATGTAGAGCAGTAGTTAACAATGTTAATATGGTTGAAAAATTATCTGACTCTATTACTAATAGTAGGACAAGGCACAAATTACATAAAAAAGATGATTATATACAAAATCCAAAGTTGTCAGGATATAGAGGCATACATCTAGTATATAAATATAAAGGTGGAAAGAAGGCGTACTCTGATTATTTTGTAGAAATTCAGCTTAGATCAAAAATACAGCACGCATGGGCTACATCAGTCGAAATAGTGGACATATTCACACGACAAGCGTTAAAAGCCAGTCATGGTAGTAAAGAATGGCTCGACTTTTTCATGTATGCCAGCGCTGAATTTGCAAAGCTTGAAAAAAGGCCAATAGGTAACCACCTAGATGGAATAGACACCAAATTACATTTAAAAAAACTTGCTGATAGTCTGAGCGTTGTCAATAGACTAAATGCGTTTGCAGTCTCTACACAGTATGTTGCGACGAAGCAAGACAATAGAACTGACTATTTCTTACTAGAACTAACAGATACTGCGCAAGCCATCATGGTAACCCAATATACGTCTGCTGATTTAGATAAAGCTACTAAAGCATACCTTGAAAAAGAAAAAGCAGCAAAAAATGATTCTACTTATGATGTTGTATTGGTAGCAGCTGGATCAATGCATGCACTAAAAGCCGCTTATCCTAACTACTTTGCAGATTCAAAGGCATTTCTTAATTACCTCGCAAAGGTACTGAGCTAA
- the pdhA gene encoding pyruvate dehydrogenase (acetyl-transferring) E1 component subunit alpha — protein sequence MATTLRAILPDSELLKMHEQMVLSREFEESCAEQYTKGHITGFLHLYSGQEAVAVGATAALRKDDYILSAYREHAQAIVRGAEPRRVMAELFGKATGMCKGKGGSMHLFDPSLAFMGGYAIVGGQFPIAVGLAFASKYRKEGRISACFFGDGAVNQGTFHESLNWARLWELPVLFICENNFYGIGTAVSRASALSDIHKRTCGYDIPSVRVDGMDVMAVHEAVKWGAEWVREHSRPYLIEAMTYRFRGHSMADPGKYRSAAEVELWKSRDPIPNFEKRLVEEGIATEAELAAVLEKCRGVVADAVAFAEESPWPEDDEVYSDIYV from the coding sequence ATGGCAACCACGCTCCGCGCCATCCTTCCCGATTCCGAGCTGCTGAAGATGCACGAACAGATGGTCCTCTCCCGCGAGTTCGAGGAATCGTGCGCCGAACAGTACACCAAGGGGCATATCACCGGCTTCCTCCACCTCTACAGCGGCCAGGAGGCAGTGGCGGTGGGCGCAACCGCGGCGCTGCGCAAGGACGACTACATCCTCTCCGCCTACCGGGAGCACGCCCAGGCCATCGTTCGGGGGGCCGAGCCGCGGCGGGTCATGGCCGAACTCTTCGGCAAGGCCACCGGCATGTGCAAGGGGAAGGGGGGCTCCATGCACCTCTTCGACCCGAGCCTCGCCTTCATGGGAGGATACGCCATCGTCGGCGGCCAGTTCCCCATCGCCGTCGGGCTTGCCTTTGCCTCCAAATACCGGAAGGAAGGACGGATCTCCGCCTGCTTCTTCGGCGACGGCGCCGTCAACCAGGGCACCTTCCACGAATCCCTCAACTGGGCCCGGCTCTGGGAGCTGCCGGTCCTCTTCATCTGCGAGAACAACTTCTACGGCATCGGCACCGCCGTCTCCCGGGCCTCGGCCCTCTCCGACATCCACAAACGCACCTGCGGCTACGACATCCCCTCCGTGCGGGTGGACGGCATGGACGTCATGGCGGTCCACGAGGCCGTCAAATGGGGCGCCGAGTGGGTCCGGGAGCACAGCCGGCCCTACCTGATCGAAGCCATGACCTACCGCTTCCGGGGCCACTCCATGGCCGACCCCGGCAAGTACCGCAGCGCCGCCGAAGTGGAGCTCTGGAAAAGCCGCGACCCGATCCCGAACTTCGAGAAACGCCTCGTGGAAGAAGGCATCGCCACCGAAGCCGAACTGGCCGCCGTGCTGGAGAAATGCCGGGGCGTCGTGGCCGACGCCGTGGCATTTGCCGAAGAATCGCCGTGGCCGGAGGATGATGAGGTTTATTCGGATATTTATGTGTGA
- a CDS encoding ATP-binding protein: protein MAGRGYASRLSILSASALILALVVILAATGGSRAESGAVSLTPEERAWLNAHPVIKLAPDPDFKPIEYFDENGVYRGAAADHIHALEKKLGITITIVHLRNWDEVMDAFKRHEVDLLGAVAATPDRERYMLFSDPLVVVPGGIFSAREFGKPLAIKDLQGLKVAVVSNYMAHDYLRNTYPQISLDIVPDVSTGLAKASLGMVDVYVENMANATFYLQEAGITNLRLVGNTDFMYRWGIGIRKDWPMMRQILNKGLAALSEDEKSALIGRWIYVKAPPWRPSRAFVAGMVASVAGVLLVAAVSINLTLKRKVNARTAELQGELAERRRLEQELTRLNEQLEERVRERTAELERQVADRRRAEEALQQLTVGLEQRVKARTAELEASNRELESFTFAVSHDLRAPVRHINGYVEILTEELAAKECLCAGDYLARIMVSCRRMQEMIDSLLDLSRISRKELQCEQVDLSEIARQIMAEMREAEPHRRVEATIADGIRAKGDPVLLRSVIENLLHNAWKYTGRKDVAHIEFGVDTGGGETVYYVRDDGAGFDAAYAGKLFTPFQRLHTDAEFTGTGVGLATVQRIIHRHRGRVWAFSEPGRGACFFFTLNTETA, encoded by the coding sequence ATGGCCGGACGCGGATATGCCAGTCGCCTGTCGATTCTGTCCGCGTCCGCGCTGATTCTGGCGCTCGTTGTCATCCTCGCAGCCACCGGAGGCTCCCGCGCCGAATCCGGCGCCGTGTCCCTGACCCCCGAGGAGCGGGCGTGGCTCAACGCCCATCCGGTCATCAAGCTCGCCCCGGACCCCGACTTCAAACCCATCGAGTATTTTGACGAAAACGGCGTCTACCGCGGGGCAGCGGCCGACCACATCCACGCCCTGGAAAAAAAGCTCGGCATCACCATCACCATCGTTCACCTGCGGAACTGGGACGAGGTCATGGATGCCTTCAAACGGCACGAGGTGGACCTGCTCGGGGCGGTGGCCGCCACACCGGACCGGGAACGGTACATGCTGTTCAGCGATCCCCTGGTGGTGGTCCCCGGCGGGATCTTCTCGGCCAGGGAGTTCGGCAAGCCCCTTGCCATCAAGGATCTGCAGGGGCTGAAGGTGGCCGTGGTTTCCAACTACATGGCCCACGACTACCTGCGTAACACCTATCCGCAGATAAGCCTGGATATCGTGCCGGACGTCTCCACGGGGCTGGCCAAGGCATCCCTGGGGATGGTGGACGTCTACGTGGAAAACATGGCCAACGCCACCTTTTATCTCCAGGAGGCTGGGATCACCAACCTCCGGCTCGTGGGGAACACCGATTTCATGTACCGCTGGGGGATCGGCATCCGCAAGGACTGGCCCATGATGCGGCAGATCCTCAATAAGGGGCTCGCGGCATTGAGCGAGGATGAAAAGAGTGCCCTCATCGGGCGCTGGATTTATGTGAAGGCCCCGCCCTGGCGGCCGAGCAGGGCATTTGTGGCGGGAATGGTTGCTTCGGTTGCGGGCGTGCTGCTGGTGGCGGCGGTGTCGATCAACCTGACGCTCAAGAGGAAAGTGAACGCGCGGACCGCGGAACTGCAGGGTGAACTGGCTGAGCGCCGAAGGCTGGAACAAGAGCTTACCCGCCTGAACGAGCAGCTGGAGGAGCGGGTCCGGGAGCGGACTGCCGAGCTGGAGCGCCAGGTGGCCGACCGCCGGCGGGCCGAGGAGGCGCTCCAGCAACTCACCGTCGGGCTGGAACAACGGGTGAAGGCCCGTACCGCCGAACTGGAGGCCTCCAACCGGGAGCTGGAATCGTTCACCTTCGCGGTGTCCCATGATCTGCGGGCGCCGGTGAGGCACATCAACGGCTATGTCGAGATACTCACCGAGGAACTGGCGGCCAAGGAGTGCCTCTGCGCGGGCGATTATCTCGCCCGGATCATGGTCTCCTGCCGGCGGATGCAGGAGATGATCGACTCGCTCCTGGACCTTTCCCGGATAAGCCGCAAAGAGCTCCAGTGCGAACAGGTCGACCTGAGCGAAATCGCCCGGCAGATCATGGCTGAAATGCGAGAGGCCGAGCCCCATCGCCGCGTGGAAGCGACCATCGCCGACGGGATCAGGGCCAAGGGAGACCCGGTCCTGCTCCGCAGCGTCATCGAAAACCTGCTGCACAATGCCTGGAAATACACCGGCAGGAAAGACGTGGCCCACATCGAGTTCGGCGTCGACACCGGGGGCGGGGAAACCGTCTACTACGTCCGCGACGACGGGGCCGGCTTTGATGCCGCATACGCAGGCAAACTGTTCACCCCCTTCCAGAGACTCCACACCGATGCCGAGTTCACCGGCACCGGAGTCGGCCTTGCCACGGTGCAGCGGATTATCCACCGGCACCGCGGCAGGGTCTGGGCCTTCTCCGAGCCCGGCCGGGGGGCATGTTTCTTCTTTACCCTGAATACCGAAACCGCATGA
- a CDS encoding aconitate hydratase: MGKNLATKILEAHLVKGELTPGTEIALKIDHALLQDATGTMAMLEFIAMGVDRVKVELAAQYIDHNLLQTDNRNADDHVFLMTAAQRFGVHLSKPGNGVSHQVHLERFGVPGRTMLGADSHTTSAAGLSMIAIGAGGLDVSLAMAGHPFHLPCPKIWGVKLTGQLQPWVSAKDVILEMLRRHTVKGGVGKIIEYYGPGVATLSATDRAIIGNMGAELGATTSLFPSDHRTREFLEAQGRGEVWQELAADPDATYDEYEEIDLATVEPLIACPSSPDNVVRVADIEGLKVDQVLVGSSANSAFRDLMTVCRILDGRRVASHVSFNVNPGSRQVLENVADQGGIMMLLLAGAQIHQPGCLGCIGMGQAPGTDQVSLRTFPRNFPGRSGTKNDKVYLCSPETAAAAGIFGVVTDPRKLGDLMAWPNVRNPEKYVLDDSSIIFPLPPEEAKQVEIVTGPNIVPFPDFDPLPETLEAEVIFMVGDNISTDTIMPAGNKVLPYRSNVPAISQFVFEQLDPDFHKRAREKGTGVVIGGENYGQGSSREHAALAPRYLGIRAKIVKSFARIHKANLVNFGILPLTFKNPADYDLLKQGDRLEFPDVRRLVASGAVEIPVRVGGKEIVTLLDVSDRQRQELLAGGTLNYVKRSA, translated from the coding sequence ATGGGCAAGAACCTCGCAACCAAAATCCTCGAAGCGCACCTCGTGAAGGGCGAACTGACGCCGGGCACCGAGATCGCCCTGAAGATCGACCATGCGCTCCTCCAGGACGCCACCGGCACCATGGCCATGCTGGAGTTCATCGCCATGGGGGTGGACCGGGTGAAGGTGGAGCTGGCGGCCCAGTACATCGACCACAACCTGCTCCAGACCGACAACCGCAACGCCGACGACCACGTCTTCCTCATGACCGCGGCCCAACGGTTCGGCGTCCATCTGTCCAAGCCGGGGAACGGGGTCTCCCACCAGGTCCACCTGGAGCGCTTCGGCGTGCCGGGCCGGACCATGCTGGGAGCCGACTCCCACACCACCTCCGCCGCCGGGCTCTCCATGATCGCCATTGGCGCCGGCGGACTCGACGTCTCCCTGGCCATGGCGGGGCACCCGTTCCACCTCCCCTGCCCGAAGATCTGGGGAGTGAAGCTCACGGGACAGCTCCAGCCCTGGGTTTCGGCCAAGGACGTGATCCTGGAGATGCTCCGGCGCCACACCGTGAAGGGGGGCGTGGGCAAGATCATCGAGTACTACGGCCCCGGCGTGGCGACCCTCTCGGCAACGGACCGCGCCATCATCGGCAACATGGGGGCGGAGCTGGGAGCCACCACCTCCCTCTTCCCCTCGGACCACCGGACCCGCGAGTTCCTGGAGGCCCAGGGGCGCGGCGAGGTATGGCAGGAGCTTGCCGCCGACCCGGACGCCACCTACGACGAGTACGAGGAAATCGATCTCGCCACGGTGGAGCCCCTCATCGCCTGCCCCTCGTCTCCGGACAACGTGGTGCGGGTGGCCGACATCGAAGGGCTCAAGGTGGATCAGGTGCTCGTGGGGAGTTCCGCCAACTCCGCCTTCCGGGACCTGATGACCGTCTGCCGCATCCTGGACGGGCGCCGCGTGGCCTCCCACGTCTCCTTCAACGTGAATCCGGGCAGCCGCCAGGTGTTGGAGAACGTGGCCGATCAAGGCGGAATCATGATGCTCCTCCTGGCCGGGGCCCAGATCCACCAGCCCGGCTGCCTCGGCTGCATTGGCATGGGGCAGGCGCCGGGCACCGACCAGGTAAGTCTGCGCACCTTCCCCCGCAACTTTCCCGGCCGCAGCGGAACGAAGAATGACAAGGTCTATCTCTGCTCCCCCGAAACGGCAGCCGCCGCCGGAATCTTCGGCGTGGTCACCGATCCCCGGAAACTCGGCGATCTCATGGCATGGCCCAACGTCCGGAACCCGGAGAAGTACGTGCTGGACGACTCCAGCATCATCTTCCCCCTGCCGCCCGAGGAGGCGAAGCAGGTGGAGATCGTCACCGGCCCCAACATCGTCCCGTTTCCCGACTTTGACCCGCTGCCGGAGACCCTGGAGGCCGAGGTCATCTTCATGGTGGGGGACAACATCTCCACTGACACCATCATGCCCGCCGGCAACAAGGTGCTTCCCTACCGGAGCAACGTCCCGGCCATCAGCCAGTTCGTGTTCGAGCAACTGGACCCCGACTTCCACAAGCGGGCCAGGGAGAAGGGGACCGGCGTGGTCATCGGCGGCGAGAACTACGGCCAGGGATCGAGCCGTGAGCACGCGGCCCTGGCTCCCCGCTACCTGGGCATCCGGGCCAAGATCGTCAAAAGCTTTGCGCGGATCCACAAGGCCAATCTGGTCAACTTCGGCATCCTGCCGCTCACGTTCAAGAATCCCGCCGACTATGACCTCCTGAAGCAGGGGGACCGGCTGGAGTTCCCCGACGTGCGGCGGCTCGTGGCCTCCGGAGCCGTGGAGATCCCGGTGCGGGTGGGCGGGAAGGAAATCGTCACCCTGCTGGACGTCTCGGACCGGCAGCGGCAGGAACTGCTGGCCGGCGGGACGTTGAACTACGTGAAACGGAGCGCCTGA